A single Lactuca sativa cultivar Salinas chromosome 8, Lsat_Salinas_v11, whole genome shotgun sequence DNA region contains:
- the LOC111906715 gene encoding nicotianamine aminotransferase 1: protein MEKQEWGFKENHELHAAASFTIRNILEAIMGNIDETATGKPMIHLGHGDPSVYPCFKPSPVLEEALVQSIQSTQFNGYPAGVGIIPARRAIAEYLTRDLPYELTADDVFLTAGANHAIEVVLTFLSRPGANILFPRPNYPIYEARARFSPLEVRHFDLLPEKGWEVDLDGVKALADENTVAIVLINPGNPCGNVFTIDHMRKIAELARELRILVIADEVYAHQVFGQKPFIPMGVFGDIAPVVTLGSLSKRWIIPGWRFGWIAITDPNGILRKTGLAETIKSTLVIAADPPTVIQGAIPYIMKNTPDSFFLNINKILKGASDMFYERLKEIPFVACPHKPEGSMFAMVKLKLEAFADVADDTDFCMKLAKEESMILFPGYAVGMKNWVRVSFAAEPNVLQDAIVRLKAFCLRHAKQQ, encoded by the exons ATGGAGAAGCAGGAATGGGGTTTCAAGGAGAACCATGAGCTTCATGCTGCTGCATCTTTCACGATCAGAAACATCCTCGAAGCCATCATGGGCAACATTGATGAAACCGCAACTGGGAAACCAATGATTCATCTCGGACATGGTGATCCTTCGGTGTATCCATGCTTCAAACCATCTCCTGTATTAGAAGAAGCCTTAGTTCAATCAATTCAGTCCACTCAGTTCAATGGTTACCCTGCTGGTGTTGGAATTATTCCTGCAAGAAG GGCTATTGCTGAGTATCTAACGAGAGACCTTCCCTACGAATTAACAGCTGATGATGTTTTCCTAACGGCTGGAGCAAATCATGCTATCGAAGTCGTACTAACATTTCTTTCACGTCCGGGTGCTAATATACTTTTTCCTCGGCCTAATTACCCAATTTATGAAGCTCGGGCAAGATTTAGTCCACTTGAGGTTCGCCATTTTGATCTCCTCCCTGAGAAAGGATGGGAAGTTGATCTTGATGGTGTCAAAGCATTGGCAGATGAAAATACGGTGGCTATTGTCCTCATCAACCCTGGAAATCCCTGTGGAAATGTTTTCACAATCGACCATATGCGAAAG ATTGCGGAATTAGCAAGAGAACTTCGGATTTTGGTGATAGCCGATGAAGTTTATGCGCATCAAGTTTTTGGACAAAAGCCTTTCATCCCCATGGGAGTATTTGGAGATATCGCACCAGTTGTGACGCTTGGGTCATTATCAAAACGATGGATCATTCCTGGTTGGCGTTTTGGATGGATAGCAATTACTGATCCTAATGGCATTCTTCGCAAAACTGGG CTTGCTGAAACCATAAAGAGTACTCTTGTGATAGCAGCAGATCCGCCAACGGTGATTCAG GGAGCTATTCCTTATATCATGAAGAACACGCCAGACTCTTTCTTCTTGAATATCAACAAAATACTAAAGGGGGCTTCGGATATGTTCTATGAGAGGCTTAAAGAGATACCCTTCGTTGCATGCCCACACAAACCCGAGGGATCAATGTTTGCGATG GTGAAGTTGAAACTAGAAGCTTTTGCTGACGTTGCTGATGATACAGACTTCTGTATGAAGTTGGCTAAAGAGGAATCCATGATCCTTTTTCCAG GGTATGCTGTCGGTATGAAAAACTGGGTTCGAGTGAGTTTTGCTGCCGAGCCAAATGTGCTTCAAGATGCAATTGTGAGGCTGAAAGCGTTTTGTTTGAGACATGCAAAACAGCAGTGA